Below is a genomic region from Verrucomicrobiota bacterium.
CCGGAAGATTTGACTGAGCGTGGTTTTGATTCCGTCAGTCAGGGAAGCGCGGCCCGACTTCTTTTGATGCTGAATAAATGAACCATACTTGACCAAGCCAATGGCCGTGGCGAACTCCGGCTGGTCGAGGGCCGACTTGAGGCCGCTGATGGAACTGGCCTTGCCGAGCGAGACGGGCAACTCGAAAACTTTTTCGCCAAGCTTTTCAATTTGCGGAATGCGCGACCCGCCGCCGCAGACGAAAATGCCGGAGCGCAAATAATCCAGCAGCCCCGCCTGCTCCAGGTCCTGCCCGATGAGTTGGAAGATTTCCTCCAGACGCAGCGACATGATCCGGCGCAAGTGCTCCAGGTTGATGGTTTTCAAAGTGAGGCCCAGTTCATTGGAAAGGGTGATGGTCTTGCCTTTGATGCTCTCGGCCTGTGGAGTAACGCCCGCGCCCAGTGCAGCGCGCCCCGAAACGCTTACTCCACAGGCCGAGTCGAGCAGGGCGGCACCGTGTTCGATCTTGAGTTGTTCCGCCCGCCCCAACGGCACTTTCAATCCGTAAGCAAGGTCGTTCGAGACGTGATCGCCGCCGATGGCCAGCACGCCGGTGTGTTTGATGGTGCCGTCGGCGTAAACCGCATAATCCGTCGTGCCACCGCCGATGTCGATCACCAGCGCGCCCAGTTCCTTTTGCTCCGGCGTGAGCAGCGCCAACGCGGACGCCAGGCCGTTGAAGACGATTGCCTCCACTTCGAGTTGCAGACTCTTGACCGTGCGAATTGGATTTTGCAGCCGATTGAAATTGCCGTGAACCACGTGGACGTCCACTTCCACCCGCGCGCCGAACATGCCGACCGGATTTTCAATGCCATCCTGGCCGTCCACGAGAAAATGCTGGCGGATGGCGTGTACGACATGGTTTTGCGCCGGCAGATTAATGGCCTTGGCGTTCTTGATGACATCTTGAACATCTTCCTCTGCAATCTCGCGGTCCGCCGAAACCACCGGATGAACCCCGCGATTGTTAAAGCCGCGAATGTGTCCGCCGGTGACGCCGAGGTACACGCTGCGAATCTCCACGTCGGCCATCTGCTCGGCTTCGACGATGGCGTTGCGCACGTCCTCTTCGGCGAGCGGGGCATCGGCGATCTCGCCTTTACGCACGCCGCGGGAGCGCGACTGTCCCAGGCCGATGAGATTCACCGCGCCGGCGGCGTTGATTTCACCCACCGCGGCGCATATTTTGGACGTGCCGATTTCCAGGCCGACAATAAGGGAGGCAGGTTCAAACATTTTTTTTCCTGTTGCGTTGAAGGTTGATCTTCTTGGGAATGACCGACGGCGCGGTGCCGGCCTGCATAAAACGAACGGGGATGTTGCTGGCGACTGAGAGATCGATGCTGGCGATGGCGACGCCGTTGGTCTGGCCCAGTTCATACACCGCGCGCCACCGGCGCAATTGGCGATCCAGTTCGTGCGTCGGGAACGTGACTTCGCTGCCCTGCCCCGTGGTGACCTGCAGAATCTCCGGCGCAGACAAATCGATCCGCCGCAAATCCACCAGTCCGGCCATCGGCGAACGCTCAAACTGGTCGATCAACTGCAACGCCGCGCGCGCCTGCGGGGATTCAATCCGCTTGCCGGGAAGCAATTCACCCGGCGCAATGCCCATGAGCGTGGGCAACAATTGGTCCGCTTGCGTGGTGGGTGCGGCCCGTTGCCGTCGCTCCAACGGCAGCATGACGTAACCTTCCACGTCGAGTTGAAGCACCGTCATTTCATATCCACCCTTTGCGCCGGGTCGCGGCACAAAAACCTGCGCCACCGGCTCGCGTTCCACGACGCGCAGTTTCAAGGTATGAGGCAACACGCGCTCCGCCGCCACCGATTGAATCAGGGAATTCAATTCCAAATCCCGTTTGACCCGCGCCAGATCCAACGCCACCAAGTTGTCGCCCAGCTTGACACCCGCCCACCGGCGTAATTGATCGCGCGCAATTACTCCGTCGGTTTGCACGTCGATTTCCCGGATGGCAAAGGCGTTGTTTTCGTACACCAGCCGGTCGAGCGCCCAATCACCCGTGCGCCAAAGCAGGTAAAGTCCGAAAACCGTGCCGAAGCAGACGCCCAATGCAATGGCGCTGAAACGCACGCGCGCGGCGCGGACCTGTCTGGAGCGCAGTTTAACGGAGAGTACATGTCCGCGACTCAACCGCCGATTTTTCGGTTTTCGTTTGAACCAACTCATTCTTGTTTTGTTTTGGATTTCTTTGCGGCACGTCGAAGCGCCAGATTGACCATGCTCTGGCATAACTTCGGATAAGTGATGCCCGCCGCCGCCGCCGCCTTCGGCAGGAGACTGGTCTCTGTCATGCCGGGCAGCGTGTTGACCTCCAACACCACCGGTTGGCCCTCGGAAGTGACCATCACGTCCACCCGCGCGTAATCACGACCGCCGATGACCTTGAACGCTTCAAGCCCCGCCGTTTGAATCCGCACGGTCGTCGCCTCATCAAACGGCGCGGGACAGAAATATTCCGTCGTGCCGACGGTGTATTTGTTGTGGTAATCGTAAACACCGGTCTTGGGACGGACTTCTACAATCGGCAACGCTTTGCCCGCCAGAATGCCGACGGTGGTTTCACGCCCGGAGATTTTTTCCTCCATCAAGACTTCGGAATCATGCCGCAACGCCTCCGCGAGCGCGCGCGCCCAATCCTCGACTCGCTCCACGAATTGCAAGCCAACGCTGGAACCCTGCCGCACCGGTTTGAGCACCACTGGTGGCTGCCAGCCCACGGGCCAGGGCGACTTCGGCGCATCAATCACGGTAAACCGCGCCGTTGGCACCCCAGCCGCGACGCAACGTTGCTTGGTCAAATTCTTGTCGAAGGCCAGCCGGCTGGCTTCGACACCGCAGCCGGTATAAGGCACGTTCAATTCCTCCAGCCGTTGCTGCACGGAGCCGTCCTCGCCGTAAGTGCCGTGCAACGCGAGGAAAACCACATCCGTGCCAGCCGGCAACGACCACGAACCGTTCTGCGGATCAAGTTCATGGACGGTGTGTCCGAGCGAGCGCAACGCCTTCGCTGCTTCGGCGCCGGAACGCAATGAGACTTCGCGTTCGGAACCCGGTCCGCCCAGCATGACTGTGATATTCAGTTTTGCGGCCATTGGTTCAAGACAGACAAACATCCAAACACCCAAGTACCCAAGCACCCAAATACCACAACAAGCGGTGACAATTGGAAGTTGGGTATTTGGGTCATTGGGTATTTTGGTATTTGATTCATTCCCCCACAATCTCCACCTCAGTCTCCAACTCAATTCCCCGCTCCGTTCTTGCCCGGTGACGGATGACGTCGATCAATTCCAAAACATCCTTCGCCGTGGCCGTGCCTTCATTGACAATGAAATTTCCGTGTTCGTCGGAAACCACGGCGCCGCCAACGCGAGTGCCCTTCAAGCCCAGTTCGTCAATCAGTTTGCCGGCAGGGATGGTGCCGGGGTTCTTGAAAATGCAACCGGCACTCGGCGCGCTCGGCTGCGTGTCCCAGCGTTTCTTGTTAAACGTATCCATCCGCTGCTTGACCACGTCGCGCGAGGCGGGATGGCCTTTGAGCACCGCACCCAGCGCAATGTGGTTCTTCAGCAAGGCGCAACTGCGGTACTCCACTTCCACTTCGCCGACGTCGCGATTATGCACCTCGCCGCTGTAATCCATGAAACGAATGGACTCCACAACATCAAACATCCACCCACCCATCGCGCCGGCGTTCATCCGCAACGCGCCGCCCACGCTGCCGGGAATGCCCTCCAGAAATTCCAGGCCGGTAAGGCCGTTCCGGCGGGCTTCCACCGCCACCAGTTTGAGTTTGGCGCCCGCGCCGCAATGCAGCCGGTAACCGGCGACCTCGATGCGATTGAAATGCGGATGCGCCAGGCAAATCACCACACCCCGGATGCCGCCGTCTTTGATCAACAGGTTGGAGCCGCGACCGAGCAGCATGAACGGCAAATGATGCTCCGCGCAAAACTTCAGCACTGCGGCCAGTTCCTCTTCGCCAGCCGGTTCAACATACAGATCCGCGGGGCCGCCGACGCGCAGCGTCGTACGTTTCGCCAACGGCTCGTCCAGTCGCAGCACAGTGTCGGGCGAAAGTTTCGCAGCCAGTGCTTCCTTCAGCGCAATCATGTCTTCCTGAAACTCACTTTCGTTTCGACTCACACACTCTGGAATGGGATTCGATTGGTTCACGTCAGGGCGGTCTGGCGGGGTGGAAGAGGGGAAATGGCAGGTGGCAGATGGGAAGGCCATTCGCCCAGCTCCAATTTGTGATTTCCGATCTGAGCAAGCATGCATTCGGCGATCTGTTCTGCGGCGCGCGGTGAATGCCAGCTTGCGAGGGCCGTCTGCATGCGCTCGCGGGCGGCGGCGTTCTCAACGAGTTCCAGAATCAACCGCAATAATTTCTCCGGCGTGGCCGCCCGTTGCTCCAGCAACCGCGCGGCGCCGGTCTCTTCAAACGCGCGGGCATTATAGAATTGATGGTTGTCCGCGGCGCCCGGCAAGGGAATCAGCACCGACGGCACACGCATCGCCGCCAGTTCCGCGAGTGACGACGCGCCCGCGCGGTTGATGGCCACGGTGGCCGCGCCCAGCGCCAGCTCCATCTCCGCGAGAAATGGGACAACCACGGCCTTCAATTCGTGAGTGGCGCAGGCATCAGTGACTCTTTGCGACTTCTTCGAACCCGTGAGATGGAGCAGTTGTAATTGCGGCGCGCGCTCCGCCAACCGGGGCAGCATTTGCAAAATGAGTTCGTTGATCGCGTTGGCGCCCTGGCTCCCGCCCATCACGAGCAACACCGGTCTTTGCGCATCCAGTCCCAAAGCGGCGCGGCAAGCCCCGGGATCGCGTGGGCGGAATTGCGGTCGCACCGGCGTGCCGGTGATCAACACTTTACGCGTCGGCAAGAGCGAAGCCGCGGCGGGAAAGCCGACAAACGCCTGATCGACCTTGCGCGCCAGCCAACGGTTTGCCTTGCCCGGAATGGTGTTGGATTCGTGCAAGTAAGTTGCCGCCTGGGATTTTTGTGCCGCCCAAATCGGCGGCGCACTCGTGAACCCGCCCATCGCCAGCACGGCTTGCGGCGGACGCGCGCGAAAAAGTTTTTGCGCCGCCCGATAGGATTGCCACGAACCTCGCACAAAGCCAATCCATCGACCGCGCGTCAGCCCCACCGCGGGCAAGGTGGCCACCGCCAGGTCAGTTGAGAGTGGAGAGTTGAGGGTTGAGAGCTGCCGGACGGCCAGTTGATCCACCTCTTTGGGAGAAACAAGGAGCGTGACGGCGCAGCCATGGTGGATGAGTTGGTGCGCCACCGCCAGACCCGGAAAGAGATGCCCGCCCGTGCCACCACACGCGATGGCCACTGCCGGAGGCCGGAGGCCGGAGGCCGGAAGGCGGCGGGATGGGAGTTCAGAGTTCAGAGTTCAGCGTTGAGAGTTGAGAGTTGAATGTTGAGTGTTTCAGTTTTCTGGTTTCCAGTCACTCGTGCCCGGCGTCACTCGACCGGCCGCGTTTCCCTTGCGCGCAATGCTGATCAACAGGCCGACACAGGTCAGCATCACGAGCAGACTGGAGCCGCCATAACTGATGAAGGGCAGCGGCAATCCTTTGTTGGGCAGCGCGCTCGTGACCACACCAATGTTGATGAACGCTTGCAGCGCGATCAAAAATGTGATGCCCGAACCGAGCAACAGCCCGAACAGGTCGCGCGAATTCCAAGCGATGTAAATGCCACAGATCACCAGCGCCACGAACGCCACGACCACCAGAAGGGTGGCGATCAACCCCAGTTCCTCGCCAATCACTGAAAAAATAAAATCGGTGTGATGATCAGGAAGGAAACCAAGTTTCTGGCGGCTTTCGCCCAGGCCCCGGCCGGTCACGCCGCCCGAGCCCAGCGCCAGCATGGCATGATACGCCTGATAGCCAACGCCGGCTTTGGTTTCCTCCAGGTTGATCCAACTGAAAATTCTTCGAATGCGCATCGGATCGTGAAACAGTGAAATTACCAGGCCCACCACCGCCACCACCACCGGCGGAACCAAAAATTTCCAGCGAACGCCCGCAATCAACAGCAATGCGCCGCTGACTGACGCCAGCAGAATCGCAGTGCCGCGGTCCGGCTCGATGAAAATCAAACCCAGCACCAAGCCGATGATCACGCTCGGAATTCCGATGCCGCGCCAGAACGTCTGCATGTGCCTTTGATACCGCGACGCGTAATGGGCCAGCACGATAATCAAAGTGATCTTGGCCAGTTCCGAAGGCTGGAAACTGCCCACGCCGAAATCAAACCAACGCCGCGCGCCTTTGACCATCCCGCGCCCGATCCCCGGGATCAACACCAGCACCAGCAAAACCACCGTCAGCGCCAGAAGCGGCCAGGCCAGTTTTTGGAATACCCGGTAATCCAACGAAGCCGCCAGCCCACAGGCCAGCAATCCGAGTGCACACCAAGCCAATTGTCGGACCAAATAAGTTGCGCCGACTTGCGGCATACCGACGCTGGAACTGTAGAGCATCACCATGCCCAGCGCCAGCAGGGCAGCGACACAAAACACGAGAGTGGTGGTCGCGAGTTTCAGCTTGCCAGCGTTGACCCCGGGACCGGACAGAGGAGCGTCCGGCCCCGTTTGAATCGCTTTTCGAGTCCTGGCCATGTTGAGTCTCGCCATTCAAGTTTTCTAGTTTGCCGGCGGAGTTGTCGCGGGCGCGGGTGTTGGCTGAGCGGGAACCAGCGCCGGTGCGGCAGCTTTGGGCGCGGGCATTTTGAGTTCTTGCCCGACTTTGATCTTGTCCGTGGTCAAGTTGTTGGCTGCCCGGATGGCTTTGACCGTGGTATTATGTGCCTTGGCAATCGTGCTCAACGTATCGCCGGACTTGACCTTGTAAAGTTTCTCACCTTCCACCGCTGGAACGGTTGCGCCGTTGACTCCGGTCGCCGGCGCCGCGGCAGCAGGCGCAGGAATATGCAGCGTCTTGCCGATTTGCAGTTTGGCGGAATCGACACCGGGATTGGCGGCGGCGATCGCCTTCACAGAAACACCGAATTTCTTGCCGATGGTATAGAAGGAATCACCTTTAACGACGGTGTATTCCGTTGCGCCTGCCGCCGGAGCTCCGGGCGCCGGCGCGACCGGCAGATTGGTGTCGGCGGGTGGTGGCGTGGCGGTGTTGGTCAACTGCGGCAGTTCATTGGTCAGGGATTCCAACGGTGGCAGGGCGTTGGTCTCCGCCACGGGTGCCGGCGGTTGTTCGCGTTTGCAACCTTGCATCAGCAGCGGTCCCAGGAAGAGCACGTGCGCGGCGAGCACGATGAAAACGGCGAGCTTCACGCGGGAGCGGCCCTTGATTTTTTGCTCCAGGTTCGAGCCTTGGGGAATGAGTGGATTTGAGTTATTCATTATATTTGGCGCTGGTGGGCGTCCTTTCTTTGAGGTGGTTGGTGGTTCATGGTTGAGTTGCGCCGGGGTTTTTCCTCAAAAACCCCGAAGCAAATTAAAAAATTATTCTTCGACATTGTCGGTTCGGTTGGTCCCGACACGCGCGGGACTTTTGTTGTCGTTCCCCTCCGGGGCGCAGGCTACGGGCCGGAGGCCTGCGTGCGTGACGGCCGACTCCGAGTCGGGGTTGACCGCCTGGCGAAACACATCCCCCCGATGCTGGTGGTTTCGAACCTCGCCCCGTTTAGTAGTGAGGCCGTTGAGCCGCCAGCGTGCCTGCTCGATTACTCCACGGGGCGAGTCGAAGCTGGAGCAAGCGGCTGAAACCAACACCACCTCGCCCGGAACCCCGACCTCCGCCGTCGGGGCTCTGTTGACTGCTTCTAACAACGAACGCATCACGGTGCAAGGAGTAAAAAGGCGCCACGCCGCTTGTCCTTCGCGCGGGGAAGTGCTGACGTCGGGAAAGTTGAAAGCAGCAATCATTTCAGTTTTCTGCTTTCTGCTTTCTGCTTTTTCATTTTCTTTCTTCATCGCTCACCGGATTTTCAAACTGCTCAAGGCCACGACCGCGAACAACACTCCCAAAATGTAAAAGCGCATCACCACTTGCGATTCATACCAGCCTTTTTTTTCAAAATGATGATGAATGGGCGCCATCAAAAAAAGCCGCTGCCCCAACCCATACCGCCGGCGGGTGTAACGAAACCAGCCCGTCTGCAACAGCACCGAACCGGCTTCGATCACAAAAACCCCGCCCGCAATCACCAGCACCAGCGGTTGGTGAATCAGCACGGCGATGATCCCCAGCGCCCCGCCCAGCGGCAGTGAACCCGTGTCGCCCATGAACACTTGCGCCGGATGACAATTGAACCACAAGAAGCCCAACCCCGCGCCGATGATCGCCGCGCAGAACACGGTCAATTCACCGGCGCCCGAGACGTGCGGAATTTGCAGATACTTCGACAGTTCCACATGCCCCGCCGCGTAGGTCATCACCAGGAACACAATCGAAACAATCAACGTGCAGCCAATGGCCAGTCCGTCCAGCCCATCCGTCACGTTGACCGCGTTGGAACTGCCAACGATGGTCAGCACCACCAACACCAGCCCGACGCCGGCGGCACCCGTCATCGCCGGATACTTGTAAAAGGGCACCATGATCTCCGTAATCAACTGGCTGGTCGCCGGCACCATCCACAAGTAAACGCCGATGAACAATGCCAACGCGGACTGCACCCAAAGTTTGACGTGCGATTTGGTTCCTCCGCCGCTCTGCTCCACGATTTTGGCGTAATCATCATAAAACCCCAGCCCGGCCAGCACGATCACCGACAGCAAACTCAGTTGCACCATGGTATTCCACTGCGCCCACAGCAGCGTCGTCAGGTTCAGCACCATGATGATCAGGACGCCGCCCATCGTCGGAGTTCCTTTCTTGCTTAAAACACGCGCCGTCATCCCGCCTGCCGTTTCAGCCTTGTCCAAATATTCCTGTCCAAATTTCAATTCTTTCAACCACACAATCACCCGCGGTCCGAGCCACCAACTCAGCAACAATGCCGTCACCGCCGCGCCGGCGGAACGGAACGTGATGTAACGAAAGAGGCGCAATCCCGAAACCCGATCCGCCCACGCCGTATCCGTGGAGACATCCAGAAAATATTGGCTCAAGTAATAAAACATTCGTCAATCGTGCCGGAACATTGGCAGCGGCTCGCCCCATAGAATAGAAGTGTCTGCATCGCCCGAAGTGGGTGCACCGTTCATTCCACTCGGCGAGTCTTTCGTGAGCTCTAGCTGGTTCCAGTCAGCCAGCCGGATAAGAAAACCCGGAACGCCGAGCGCCACCGCTTGGTCGCGAAGCTGGCGCTGCTCGTTCGCCAGTCGGCGTTTGGACTGCGCATGAACGCACTTGCTGGAGGAGTTTGTCATAATACTATTTGGGTTTAGCTGGCGTGCCCTCCGGAGAGTAGTCTCCGGGCCGGCGGCCGCGCAAAATTTCACCCACTCGCTCCAGGCGAGTGGCGCGCGACGCTTTCAAAAGCACGAGATCGCCGGTTTTCAAAAAGTTTTTCACCGCGTGTCCTGCGGTTTCAACATCATCAAATTCGAATACCCGGTTGAGTCCGGCGGATCGGGCCGCGCCCGCCATCGCCCGGGCCATTTTTCCGACGGCAAACAGTTGTTCGACGCCCAGCTCCGCCGCCCGCCGTCCGACTTCCTCATGCGCCGCCGGACTGTGGGCGCCCAGTTCAGCCATGTCGCCGAGCACCGCCACGCGGCGTCCGGCGCAGGGCAATTCCTGCAACACCTGCAACGCGACGAGCATCGAATCCGCATTGGCGTTATAGGAATCGTCCAGCACCTGGATGCCGTTCACTTCCCACAACTGCAACCGCATCTTCAATGGCTTGCAGTCGGCTAGGCCGCGCTGAATATCAGCGCGGCCCAGGCCCAGTTCCGCACCAACCACCAACCCAAAAAGCGCGTTCACCACCTGATGCCGGCCCGATAAATTGATCCGGTATTCACCGGCAAGCTCCGCCTTCGGCGCCTCCACCTGAAATAGCGCACCCTGTTTCGACGACTGGATGTCGCGCGCGCGCCAATCGTTTTTGTCCGAAAGACCCACGCGCACAATGGGAGCACGGCTGCGTTTGGCAATGCGCTCGATGCCTTCGCTGTCACCGTTGACAAACAGCTTCCCATCCGCCGGCAACAATTCCGCCAACCAACCTTCTTCCTCAATCACGCCATTCATATTCTCAAAATATTCCAAGTGCTCCCGACCCAGACTGGTAATGATGCCGAACTTCGGCTGGATCATCCGCAGCAGCGGCGCCAGTTCGCCGGGATGGTTGGTGGCCACCTCCAGCACCCCGACTTGAGTCGGGGCTTCCAGCTTCAACAAAGTCAACGGTACACCGATGTCATTGTTGAAGCTGGCTTCGCTCGCCAGCGTGGTCAGTTTTTGACGCAACACTGCCGCCAACAATTCCTTGGTCGTCGTTTTTCCGTTCGACCCGCCCACCGCGATGACCGGCAATGCGAAGTCCATCCGGTAACGCGCCGCCAACCGGCCCAAAGCCTGGCGCGGATCAGCCACCGTGATCACGGCGCAGCCGATGGCGGGCGTGACAGTTGCTTTGGAACGATTTATCAATACAGCAGCGGCACCCTTGCGCGCCACTTCGGCCAGAAAATCGTGACCGTCGAATCGTTCGCCGGCCAACGCCACAAACAAGTCACCCCGCTGCGCCTGCCGTGAATCCGTGCAGACGCGGTTGATCAACGTCTCCGGAGCGCCACTGACTTGTTCCCCTGCGCAGGCGGCAACGACATATTTCAAAGAGCGAGGCTCCATCGCAAAAGCCGAAAGCAGAAACTCGAAAGCAAAAATGATTTCTGTTTCCGGATTGTTATCCTCTGTTTTGCCTTGTGATCCCCTTAAAACGGCCAGGCCGCACCGGCCAACCCTCGCGTCGAAACCTGCCGCTCTACCACCGCTCGCAAAGGTCCGGTGGCCTCTTCAATGTCCGCGGACGATGTAACCGCATTGGAGTCACATTCGATGACGATTGGTTTCTTTCTCACCGCGCCGCAACCGCGCGTGCTGCGTTGCTCCGCGACCGCCGCGACGAGCAGATGGTGGGAGATGAGGGGTAGTGCATTCATTTTATACCTTTGGTTCAGGGTTTCAGGGTGAACGAACTGCGACTGTCTTGGCTGAAAAGTTGGTGACGGCGCCGGCGATGGTTTCCGACAAAGGCGTTTCCTCAAGGTTGTCCGGCCGGATGTTCAGATAGTTGGCGGCACGTTCGGCGATCTGCTTGAATACCGGCGCCGCGGCCTGTCCGCCGTAGTAACCATGTTTCGGTTCGTCCATCACCACAGAAATGCAAAGTTCCGGTTCGTCCGCCGGAAAGAATCCAATGAACGAGGAGAAGAATTTTTCGTTCGAGTAAACGCCGTTGAAGTTTTTCTGCGCGGTGCCGGTCTTGCCGGCCACGGTGTAATGATCCAACGCGGCCTTGGCCGCCGTGCCTTGCGGACTCACCACCGTTTTGAGGGCCGTCACCATTTGCCGGGCCGCGGCTGCACTGATGACCTGCCGCACCGGCTGCGGGGAATAGCTGACCACCGTTTGGTGATCCGCATCCTCCAGTCGTTCCACCAACATGGGTTGCATCAACCAGCCGTGGTTGGCAATGGCGCTCATCGCCATCACCATCTGCAACGGTGTCACCGCCACTTCGTGCCCCATCGGTATGCGGGAAATGGAGAGCTTCGTCCACTGCTTCGGCGGATGCACGATGCCGCTGACTTCGCCGCTGAGCGGGATGCCCGTGCGCGCCCCGAACCCGAAGTCTCGCATGTAACGGTAGAGTTGCGCCTCCCCCAGTTTGATTCCAATCTTGGCCGCGCCGATGTTGGAGGACTTGGTAATAATATTCTCCACCGAGAGCACGCCGTAGGATTCGTGATCTTTCAGCACTTTGCCGGCAAAGATAAATCTTCCGCGCTCGCAATCGAAAACATCTGTCAGTCTCACCACTCGGTCGTTCAACGCGCCGGAAACCACCACGATTTTGAACGTTGATCCCGGCTCCGCAATGTCGCTAATGATCCGATTGCGACGTGCGTCCACCTCCCGGGGATCGTTGCTGAGATTGTTGGGGTCGAAATTGGGCAGCGTTGCCAGCGCCAGGATTTCACCCGTGCGCGGTCGCACCACGATACCCGAAATGCTGATCGGGGTATGCTTCAGCATCGCCGCAGCCAATTCGGATTCGACGATGTGTTGCAGCACCGAATCAATGGTGAGCACGACATTCAAACCGTCGCGCGCCTCCACGTCCTGCTGGCGCAGGGCCACCAACTCGCGCCCCCGTTTGTCTCTCTCCGTCTGTCGCCAGCCACGCGCGCCGTCCAGTTCCGCGTCCAGCGTTCTTTCAATGCCATCCACGCCGCGCCCCGAGTTGTCGAGGTACCCCAGCACATGCGCGGCTAGAGCCTGATTGGGATAAATTCGCATTTGTTCTTCTTCAGCAAAAATGGCCTTGTGTTGTAAATCGCGCAGAAAGATTCTTTCCTTTTTGGTCAGCTTGCTAACGTCCATGCCGAAGGTCTGGCTCGCGAGACTTTCTTGAATGCTTTTCCACTCCTCGATTTTGACCTTGGATTTGAGCGGGACGTTTTGATCGAAGACGGGTTCGCCCTTGGGGTTGAGGCGGAGCACGCGCGGCTTGAGCCGTTCGGCGAGAGAGACTTCGCTGACTTTCAGCAACGGCGCGAGCACCCGCGCCACTTCGGCATAACGATCGCCCATCAAACTGGGGTCGGCGCAAACGGTTTTGACGAAGATGCTCGTGGCCAGGAGATTGCCCCGCGCATCGAGGATGTCCCCGCGCCGGGGCGCGACTTGCAATGTGCGCTCGGTGTATTCCTGCGCCTTGGCCAGAAGTTGAGCGTGGCGCAACACCTGCAGGTCCACCAAGCGGTAGCCCAACCCGCCAAAAGCCGCCACCAGCAACAGCGCCAGCGTCAACACCCTCTGATATTGCAAACTCTTGACCATTTGTTTTCAAAGTTTACCAACCGCCCGTGCCGATCGGTTCCTCATCCGACGGCGTCACGGGCGGCGGTAAAAAATTCATCGTTTTGCTCAAGGCATCGTTCCA
It encodes:
- the ftsA gene encoding cell division protein FtsA, producing the protein MFEPASLIVGLEIGTSKICAAVGEINAAGAVNLIGLGQSRSRGVRKGEIADAPLAEEDVRNAIVEAEQMADVEIRSVYLGVTGGHIRGFNNRGVHPVVSADREIAEEDVQDVIKNAKAINLPAQNHVVHAIRQHFLVDGQDGIENPVGMFGARVEVDVHVVHGNFNRLQNPIRTVKSLQLEVEAIVFNGLASALALLTPEQKELGALVIDIGGGTTDYAVYADGTIKHTGVLAIGGDHVSNDLAYGLKVPLGRAEQLKIEHGAALLDSACGVSVSGRAALGAGVTPQAESIKGKTITLSNELGLTLKTINLEHLRRIMSLRLEEIFQLIGQDLEQAGLLDYLRSGIFVCGGGSRIPQIEKLGEKVFELPVSLGKASSISGLKSALDQPEFATAIGLVKYGSFIQHQKKSGRASLTDGIKTTLSQIFRLG
- a CDS encoding FtsQ-type POTRA domain-containing protein, producing MSWFKRKPKNRRLSRGHVLSVKLRSRQVRAARVRFSAIALGVCFGTVFGLYLLWRTGDWALDRLVYENNAFAIREIDVQTDGVIARDQLRRWAGVKLGDNLVALDLARVKRDLELNSLIQSVAAERVLPHTLKLRVVEREPVAQVFVPRPGAKGGYEMTVLQLDVEGYVMLPLERRQRAAPTTQADQLLPTLMGIAPGELLPGKRIESPQARAALQLIDQFERSPMAGLVDLRRIDLSAPEILQVTTGQGSEVTFPTHELDRQLRRWRAVYELGQTNGVAIASIDLSVASNIPVRFMQAGTAPSVIPKKINLQRNRKKNV
- a CDS encoding D-alanine--D-alanine ligase — its product is MAAKLNITVMLGGPGSEREVSLRSGAEAAKALRSLGHTVHELDPQNGSWSLPAGTDVVFLALHGTYGEDGSVQQRLEELNVPYTGCGVEASRLAFDKNLTKQRCVAAGVPTARFTVIDAPKSPWPVGWQPPVVLKPVRQGSSVGLQFVERVEDWARALAEALRHDSEVLMEEKISGRETTVGILAGKALPIVEVRPKTGVYDYHNKYTVGTTEYFCPAPFDEATTVRIQTAGLEAFKVIGGRDYARVDVMVTSEGQPVVLEVNTLPGMTETSLLPKAAAAAGITYPKLCQSMVNLALRRAAKKSKTKQE
- the murB gene encoding UDP-N-acetylmuramate dehydrogenase codes for the protein MSRNESEFQEDMIALKEALAAKLSPDTVLRLDEPLAKRTTLRVGGPADLYVEPAGEEELAAVLKFCAEHHLPFMLLGRGSNLLIKDGGIRGVVICLAHPHFNRIEVAGYRLHCGAGAKLKLVAVEARRNGLTGLEFLEGIPGSVGGALRMNAGAMGGWMFDVVESIRFMDYSGEVHNRDVGEVEVEYRSCALLKNHIALGAVLKGHPASRDVVKQRMDTFNKKRWDTQPSAPSAGCIFKNPGTIPAGKLIDELGLKGTRVGGAVVSDEHGNFIVNEGTATAKDVLELIDVIRHRARTERGIELETEVEIVGE
- the murG gene encoding undecaprenyldiphospho-muramoylpentapeptide beta-N-acetylglucosaminyltransferase, whose protein sequence is MAIACGGTGGHLFPGLAVAHQLIHHGCAVTLLVSPKEVDQLAVRQLSTLNSPLSTDLAVATLPAVGLTRGRWIGFVRGSWQSYRAAQKLFRARPPQAVLAMGGFTSAPPIWAAQKSQAATYLHESNTIPGKANRWLARKVDQAFVGFPAAASLLPTRKVLITGTPVRPQFRPRDPGACRAALGLDAQRPVLLVMGGSQGANAINELILQMLPRLAERAPQLQLLHLTGSKKSQRVTDACATHELKAVVVPFLAEMELALGAATVAINRAGASSLAELAAMRVPSVLIPLPGAADNHQFYNARAFEETGAARLLEQRAATPEKLLRLILELVENAAARERMQTALASWHSPRAAEQIAECMLAQIGNHKLELGEWPSHLPPAISPLPPRQTALT
- the ftsW gene encoding putative lipid II flippase FtsW — its product is MARLNMARTRKAIQTGPDAPLSGPGVNAGKLKLATTTLVFCVAALLALGMVMLYSSSVGMPQVGATYLVRQLAWCALGLLACGLAASLDYRVFQKLAWPLLALTVVLLVLVLIPGIGRGMVKGARRWFDFGVGSFQPSELAKITLIIVLAHYASRYQRHMQTFWRGIGIPSVIIGLVLGLIFIEPDRGTAILLASVSGALLLIAGVRWKFLVPPVVVAVVGLVISLFHDPMRIRRIFSWINLEETKAGVGYQAYHAMLALGSGGVTGRGLGESRQKLGFLPDHHTDFIFSVIGEELGLIATLLVVVAFVALVICGIYIAWNSRDLFGLLLGSGITFLIALQAFINIGVVTSALPNKGLPLPFISYGGSSLLVMLTCVGLLISIARKGNAAGRVTPGTSDWKPEN
- a CDS encoding LysM peptidoglycan-binding domain-containing protein, giving the protein MNNSNPLIPQGSNLEQKIKGRSRVKLAVFIVLAAHVLFLGPLLMQGCKREQPPAPVAETNALPPLESLTNELPQLTNTATPPPADTNLPVAPAPGAPAAGATEYTVVKGDSFYTIGKKFGVSVKAIAAANPGVDSAKLQIGKTLHIPAPAAAAPATGVNGATVPAVEGEKLYKVKSGDTLSTIAKAHNTTVKAIRAANNLTTDKIKVGQELKMPAPKAAAPALVPAQPTPAPATTPPAN